The following nucleotide sequence is from Candidatus Hydrogenedentota bacterium.
CCTGGGTGGTCAGGCTCGGCTGCGAGAGGATGTCCGTGTCGGTCAGCGTTTGAAGCGATTTGATCAAGAGCGGAACAAAGGGAAGGTGGATGCGCCGCTTGCCCAGTCCGGGGACATCTATGATCGCCGTGATATCCCGATAGACGCCGGCGGTGAACTGGCCGCCGGAAGCCAGCGTCAGCAGGGAAGCGGCCGTCGCGATCTGGCCGGTCGCCAATTGGTTGGCAAGGCCCGTGGCGGTCGTCGCCGAGGCCAGACCCGCCGCCGCGGTCGTAAGACCGGTCGCCTGAGTCGCCATCATGTCGGTTCCGGTGGTGACGAATCCGTCACTACCCGTCAGGCTCGCTGCGTTGACGTTGAGTTCAAACTTGTCGTTGAGCGTGACGTTCATGATGATGGATTCGACCAGCACCTGCCGTTGGGGAATGTCCAATTGCGCGATGATTTCCTTGATCAACTTGTAGTCCTGTGGCGACGCCAGGATGATCAGCGAATTGTTTTCCTCGTAGCGGGTTACAATGACTTTCTTTTCAAAGGGCTGGATCTCGCCCGATTGGGCGGGCGCTTTTTCGGTGCCCTGCCGGGGGCCGGTGCCGAGAATGGCGTTTAGGGCCTTCTCGACCTTCTCGGAATCGGCGTTGAGCAGCTTGTAGATGTTCATGTTGTTCGCTTCATAGGGCGTGGGAGTGTCGAGTTTGGCGACGAGGTCGCGCACGCGCTTCATCAACTCCGCACTGGCGACGACGATAAGCGAATTGAGACGATCATCGGGTACGATGCGAAGCGTTTCGTCGCGGCTGCCCGTAACAGTCGAGACACTCTGTCCGGGCACGGTCGGCCGCGTCGAGGGACGCACCACCGGCTGGGGCGGCCGGGCAACGGCCGGCTGACCGGGACGCGGCGCACCGCCCGCGCTGCCCAACAGGACTTCCTGAATCTGCTGCGCCAGGACCTCGGCCCGAGAATATTCAAGCGTGAAAATTTCCATCTCGCTGTCGAAACCGGGAACGTCCACCTCCTCGATAAAGGTAAAAATACGGCGGAGTCCGTCGGTTGTATCGGTGATAATCAGCGTGTTCGTCTTTTGGTAGGCATGCACCTGCACGACCTTGGATCCGAGATTCTGGCAGATCGGCATGATCTCCGCGCTGTCGGCGTGCTGAAGCTGGACGACATGCGTCTGAAGTTGATCGTACATGTCCGCGGGCAGATCGCCCACGCCCTTCTTGATGGGAATCTTTTCGAGGAGATCGTTTGCCGGGACAATCTTGACCAGCTTGCCGCCAAGGGTTTCAACCATCGAGAAATTGCGGGATTGCAGGATGGACTGGAGAACCTGGTAGGCCATTTCGGGCGGTATTTTGCTGTGGGTGATAATCGTGACCTTGGCGGCGGCAATCGAGGGATCCACATCGAAATTCTTGCCGGTCATGCGCGCGATGGCGGCGACTACCTCGCTCAAGTCCTGATTGTTGAAATCGAAGGAAATGGGTTCTGTGGGCGTGGCGCCATCCTTGGGCAAGGGATCTTCGGTGGCCGGCCCGTCGGAGGACGGTTCCGCCTTGGTCTGGCCCGAACCGCGGATGGCCGGGATCGCATTGCGCATCTCGCTCGGCCTCATCGCCGGTCGCACGGGCTTGGGCCGCACGGGTAACGCGCGCGGCGGCGGAGCGGGCGGCGGCGGAGCAGGCGGTTCCTGGGGCTGGACAATCTCGGTGTCCTCCTCGACGGGCGCTTCGACGGGCGGCACATGAACTTCCGGCGGCAGGGGCATGGTCTCTTCGACAGGCGCCGCATCGTGCAGAGGCGGCGCGGCATCCACATTCTCCGCCGGATCCTGCGCATGGGTCCAACCCATCCAAAGACATGCCGCAAACGCGACAGCCGCCCATCGTATGCAGCGGCGCATGGCCACGTTTGCCCCGTGATAATGCGAGGTCCTGTTCATAGCGTTCCCTCAGTCCAGCTTGTAAGTGATGACCATCGGTTTCCCATCGCGCAGAATGCCAATACGGAACGTGTTCGAGTTCCGGTATTTATTGATAATCTCCATGATTTTTTCCTGGCTGTCGATCGGTTCGTTGTTCACGGTCTGGAGAATGTCGCCGTTACGCACGTCCAGCGTCTTCGCCAGGGGAACCGATTCGATGTTGTTCGCGGTGATGCCGGCGATATTGCCCGACTCGTCGCGATACAACTCCGGCCGGACCTGGGTCACCAAGTCCGCGTAATTGGTCACCACCTCCTGGATCAATTCCGTCTTGTTCAGGTTGATGCGATTGCCCGGCCCCGGCGGAGGCGGAGGCGGCGCCGAAGGCTTCGGCGCGCGCGACGCCATCTGCGTTTGGCCGGTTTCCGCGGTTTCGGCGCGAAGCACTTCGCGGCGGTTCGCGTTTTTGTTGAACAGAATGACCTTTTTCGGATGGATCTCCTCGAGCGTCACGTTTTCAACAACCTGCTGGCCCACGAAGAACGCGCCGACCTTGCCGCTATCCTGGTTGAGAATGAGCGCCGTCGCGAACAAGTCCTTCGGCGACGTGGCCGCCGTGCCGCATAACTGCAAACGCAGTTCGGTGTCTTTCTCGTCCGGTTCCGGGGGCGGCGGAGGCGCCTCCTGAACCGCCGCCGCCGCGGGGCCGAACAGGCCGCTGGCCACGAGGCCATCGTATTCCGTGCGCGCCTTCGGCAACGCCAGCGAACCCGCGGCGCTGTCCGGCTCGACCGGTATGGCCGCGGCCACGGACGGCTTGCCGCGCGGCAGATAACGGAGAAGATCCCCGTACCACGCCGCCACGCCCAGAATGACGCCCAGCGCCAGCAGCCGTTCCCCGGCCACAAACGCCCGGCGTATCGCTAACCCTCGCAGCATCTATACCTCTGAACCAAAGACACACGACCACACCGCGGCCGCGGTGTGTCCAAGCGGATGCGCACTATCCCGTTTCTCCTGTAAAACGCCCGCCAGGCAAAACGCGTTGACGCCGCCGCGCAATAAACCCTTGCCAAAAGGCGACATGCCCTGTTGTATTCCCGCCAGCATAAACGAATTTGTTCCCCTACGCAAATTGGCCGTTGACGGGAAAACGGGGAAAAAACAGGCTTCCCCCCCGCAGCCCCATTGAAATTCGGCATCGGCCATCGAAAACGCATCAAAGGGAAAAGGATAGGATATATTATTTCCCGCTTTTCTGACTTTTAACGATATCCCCAAGGTAGTCGAGATATGCGTCGAGGGGAATGCGCGGATCGTTTTCACGGAAGAGTTTTTGATTATTCCCATCGGCCTGCTTGCGGAGGGTATCGGTCATGGCAGCCCGGGCTTCCGGGGTCGAGGCAGTCACGTATTTGTTGCCCGTTGCCGTCACAAGGACGTCGAATTTGCCGCGGCTGCCCGCGACAACGACATATCCCTCGCCGGGTTTTTCCTGAAGATACAGTACGACTTCCTGATCCTTGGCGAATTCGGGCAACTCGGACACCTTGGTGACGACCGAACCGACGCGTCCGCCCGCAAGGCGCAAATAGAGGTCGCCGTTTTTGTTCACGGGCCCCTTGACCACATTCTCAATCAAAATAATGACATCGGTCACGATGCCGTTTCCGATCCACTTGCTTTCGACCGAGGTAACCTTCCCGGTCACGATGGCATCGGACAGGCCGACCATTTCCTCGTCCGTCAAATAGGCTACCGTGGCATGGGCGGGCATGGCAAGGCATGCGGCCAAGAACAGGATCGCGGTGACGGCGGCCGCTTTCCGGCGACGGCGCCATCCCCAAGCCAAAAGAACCAGCGCGGTCAGACCGCCCGCGGCCCATGCGGCATGGCCCAACAACCATTCCACGCCCTGCAGGACGGCGCGCCATGCGCCCAGCGCCGCGGCATGGCCCAGAAGGTACCGGGCCATGGCCGGCGCAACCTGGTAGTAAACATCC
It contains:
- the gspD gene encoding type II secretion system secretin GspD; this encodes MNRTSHYHGANVAMRRCIRWAAVAFAACLWMGWTHAQDPAENVDAAPPLHDAAPVEETMPLPPEVHVPPVEAPVEEDTEIVQPQEPPAPPPPAPPPRALPVRPKPVRPAMRPSEMRNAIPAIRGSGQTKAEPSSDGPATEDPLPKDGATPTEPISFDFNNQDLSEVVAAIARMTGKNFDVDPSIAAAKVTIITHSKIPPEMAYQVLQSILQSRNFSMVETLGGKLVKIVPANDLLEKIPIKKGVGDLPADMYDQLQTHVVQLQHADSAEIMPICQNLGSKVVQVHAYQKTNTLIITDTTDGLRRIFTFIEEVDVPGFDSEMEIFTLEYSRAEVLAQQIQEVLLGSAGGAPRPGQPAVARPPQPVVRPSTRPTVPGQSVSTVTGSRDETLRIVPDDRLNSLIVVASAELMKRVRDLVAKLDTPTPYEANNMNIYKLLNADSEKVEKALNAILGTGPRQGTEKAPAQSGEIQPFEKKVIVTRYEENNSLIILASPQDYKLIKEIIAQLDIPQRQVLVESIIMNVTLNDKFELNVNAASLTGSDGFVTTGTDMMATQATGLTTAAAGLASATTATGLANQLATGQIATAASLLTLASGGQFTAGVYRDITAIIDVPGLGKRRIHLPFVPLLIKSLQTLTDTDILSQPSLTTQDNQEANIVVGQELPIVTSRPTYTNPGSSTIGGGANQYYNPYYGYGASSVTRQDVGVKMKVKPHINEGDYISLETEIEVSSQATNSSIDANNLGPTLNKSKVTNNVVVKDGCTGVIGGLITESTSHTKNQTPILGSLPLIGWAFGSKNNSRNKQNMVVLVTPHIIKEGADLDRISQYKMKEFHDENVDILFQKGIIKKVRKGSHMRNTHRPSVERTEKMMENKETFGRGDIER
- a CDS encoding type II secretion system protein N — protein: MLRGLAIRRAFVAGERLLALGVILGVAAWYGDLLRYLPRGKPSVAAAIPVEPDSAAGSLALPKARTEYDGLVASGLFGPAAAAVQEAPPPPPEPDEKDTELRLQLCGTAATSPKDLFATALILNQDSGKVGAFFVGQQVVENVTLEEIHPKKVILFNKNANRREVLRAETAETGQTQMASRAPKPSAPPPPPPGPGNRINLNKTELIQEVVTNYADLVTQVRPELYRDESGNIAGITANNIESVPLAKTLDVRNGDILQTVNNEPIDSQEKIMEIINKYRNSNTFRIGILRDGKPMVITYKLD